In Maridesulfovibrio frigidus DSM 17176, a genomic segment contains:
- a CDS encoding DUF3795 domain-containing protein yields the protein MKLIDKVAYCGIYCPDCIHYQNEYSKLASELKNHLLEIGLDKYAKTKSPFGAQFQNYEEFETILSALAETKCDKPCRAGGGCSGIPCEIMDCCISKSYEGCWECSNVDSCDKFTFLEPRCGKMPKNNIRKIKKLGLDDGIEQRDNFYIWLK from the coding sequence ATGAAATTAATAGATAAAGTCGCTTATTGCGGAATATACTGTCCCGACTGCATTCATTATCAAAACGAATATAGCAAACTGGCAAGTGAACTTAAAAATCATTTGCTAGAAATAGGGCTTGATAAATATGCCAAAACTAAAAGCCCTTTCGGTGCACAATTTCAAAACTATGAAGAATTTGAAACAATCTTATCAGCCCTTGCAGAAACCAAGTGTGATAAACCCTGCCGTGCTGGCGGTGGATGCTCAGGCATTCCATGCGAAATCATGGATTGCTGTATTTCTAAAAGCTACGAAGGGTGCTGGGAATGTTCGAATGTAGACAGCTGTGATAAATTTACTTTCTTAGAACCACGTTGCGGTAAAATGCCTAAAAATAATATTCGCAAAATCAAAAAGCTCGGCCTTGATGACGGCATAGAGCAAAGAGATAATTTCTACATTTGGCTAAAGTAG
- a CDS encoding fumarate reductase iron-sulfur subunit codes for MGRQLKFKIFRFNPQNPESVPRMEVFSLDETDSMTLFIALNRIREEQDGSLQFEFCCRAGICGSCAMVINGRPGLACHTKTKDLPDEITLTPLPVFELVGDLSVDTGSWFREMYNKVESWVHTDKVFDPTAIEDPMDNAIAEEIYELDRCVECGSCVAACGTARLRDDFMGATALNRLGRFVIDPRDKRTDAEYFEVIGSDEGIFGCMGLLACEDVCPKNLPLMNQLSYLRRKMGVVALKQIFKK; via the coding sequence GTGGGAAGACAGCTAAAATTCAAAATATTCAGATTTAATCCACAGAATCCTGAATCCGTACCTCGTATGGAAGTTTTCAGTCTGGACGAAACTGACAGCATGACCCTTTTTATTGCTTTGAACCGCATCCGTGAAGAACAGGATGGTTCCTTGCAGTTCGAATTCTGTTGTCGTGCTGGTATCTGTGGCTCTTGTGCAATGGTTATCAATGGAAGACCCGGTCTTGCTTGCCATACCAAGACTAAGGACCTCCCTGATGAAATCACACTGACCCCTCTACCTGTTTTCGAATTGGTAGGTGACCTATCTGTTGATACAGGTTCATGGTTCCGTGAAATGTACAACAAGGTTGAGTCATGGGTACACACTGATAAAGTGTTTGATCCAACTGCAATTGAAGACCCTATGGATAATGCTATTGCGGAAGAAATCTACGAACTTGACCGTTGTGTTGAGTGTGGTAGCTGTGTTGCCGCCTGTGGTACTGCACGCCTTCGTGATGACTTCATGGGTGCAACTGCTCTTAACCGTTTAGGTCGTTTTGTTATTGATCCTCGTGATAAGCGTACCGATGCAGAATACTTTGAAGTTATCGGTTCTGATGAAGGTATTTTCGGTTGCATGGGCTTACTGGCCTGTGAAGATGTTTGTCCGAAGAATCTTCCGCTCATGAATCAGCTTAGTTACCTCCGTCGTAAGATGGGTGTTGTAGCTCTTAAGCAGATATTCAAGAAGTAA
- a CDS encoding fumarate reductase — MSFDLPVTAAKSGKTDAILDWLQMISGVALIIFVFMHMTLVSSVLVNPEIMDAIAHKYEANYMAQVGGPLLFLVFLFHFYVAARKIPFRLEGQKTIWAHAKMLNHRDTWLWIVQVTSAMIILIMGSIHMWTVLSELPITAARSAARMQSGPWVYFYLILAPLVVLHVVAGFYRIAVKWGVAKDYSRDKLNKIAIGLGAFFLVLGLATIVRYMTLGV, encoded by the coding sequence ATGTCTTTTGATTTACCTGTCACGGCTGCCAAGTCGGGCAAAACTGATGCTATTCTGGACTGGCTTCAGATGATTTCCGGTGTAGCGCTCATCATTTTCGTGTTTATGCATATGACTCTTGTTTCAAGCGTACTGGTTAATCCTGAAATTATGGACGCTATTGCTCATAAGTATGAAGCGAATTACATGGCTCAGGTCGGCGGACCTTTGCTTTTCTTGGTCTTCCTTTTTCATTTTTATGTTGCAGCTCGTAAGATTCCATTCAGGCTTGAAGGTCAGAAGACCATTTGGGCTCATGCCAAAATGTTGAACCACAGAGACACTTGGCTTTGGATTGTTCAGGTTACTTCCGCAATGATTATCCTCATTATGGGTTCAATCCACATGTGGACTGTTCTTAGCGAACTGCCAATCACTGCTGCTCGCTCCGCTGCTCGTATGCAGTCTGGGCCTTGGGTTTATTTCTACCTTATCTTAGCTCCGCTGGTTGTTCTGCATGTTGTTGCAGGGTTTTACCGTATTGCCGTTAAGTGGGGTGTTGCTAAGGATTATTCGCGCGATAAGCTCAATAAGATTGCAATTGGTCTCGGAGCTTTTTTTCTCGTCCTCGGCCTTGCGACAATTGTTCGTTATATGACTCTGGGAGTATAA
- a CDS encoding fumarate reductase flavoprotein subunit, with the protein MQTIYKDVLIIGAGLAGERAAAEAAGAGLSAVCLSIVPARRSHSAAAMGGMQAALGNSVMGEGDNTDVHFADTVKGSDWGCDQEVARLFADTAPIEMRRLCDWGVPWNRVVPGKSKYFKGGKQFDKEEKEEKRGLITARNFGGTAKWRTCYVSDGTGHSVLYTMDNRCAQLGVEVHDKSEAIALIQDGKTCYGAIARSLRTGELIAYVAKATMVATGGFGKIYKASTNAVICDGGVHGAVLDTGVVPLGNMEAVQFHPTGIVPTDILVTEGCRGDGGTLLDVNEERFMHIYEPDKAELASRDVVARWMTHHMRLGKGVPSPYGEHLWLDIRHLGEKHITGKLREVYEICTSFLGVDPVTQLIPVRPTQHYSMGGVRTNKDGAAYGLKGLFSAGEAACWDMHGFNRLGGNSLAETVVAGGIVGAKIVEFLKDYECNIPTAEITKTAAKQQQRIDDMISGKNGNENVYKVREAMQNALDKGAHVFRTEEGLTECVETLQDVLRRARSVGLQTDGYGASPELSAALKIEGQVKLALCVAYGALQRRESRGSHNREDYPARNDRDWLTRTLAYWKNPDDDLPTLEYEDASPSFEMPPGDRGYGKMQIISADSKEES; encoded by the coding sequence ATGCAGACTATATATAAAGACGTACTAATTATTGGTGCCGGACTTGCCGGAGAACGTGCTGCTGCTGAAGCTGCTGGCGCGGGTCTATCCGCTGTTTGTCTAAGTATTGTTCCAGCAAGACGCTCTCATTCTGCCGCTGCAATGGGCGGAATGCAGGCAGCTCTTGGTAATAGTGTTATGGGTGAAGGAGACAACACTGACGTTCACTTTGCAGATACCGTAAAAGGTTCTGACTGGGGATGTGATCAGGAAGTTGCTCGTTTATTCGCAGACACTGCTCCTATCGAAATGCGCCGCCTATGTGATTGGGGTGTGCCATGGAACCGCGTTGTTCCTGGTAAATCCAAATACTTCAAGGGTGGAAAGCAGTTCGACAAAGAAGAGAAAGAAGAAAAACGCGGATTGATCACTGCTCGAAACTTCGGCGGTACTGCTAAATGGCGTACTTGCTATGTTTCTGATGGTACTGGTCACTCTGTTCTTTATACTATGGATAACCGTTGTGCTCAGCTCGGCGTTGAAGTTCACGATAAAAGTGAAGCGATTGCTCTGATTCAAGACGGCAAAACCTGTTACGGTGCTATTGCCCGTTCTCTCCGCACTGGTGAGCTTATCGCCTACGTTGCTAAAGCAACTATGGTCGCTACCGGTGGTTTTGGTAAAATCTACAAAGCTTCCACAAATGCTGTCATCTGTGACGGCGGAGTGCATGGCGCGGTGCTCGACACTGGCGTTGTTCCTCTCGGAAATATGGAAGCTGTTCAGTTCCATCCTACAGGGATTGTGCCAACTGATATTCTCGTAACTGAAGGTTGCCGCGGCGATGGCGGAACTTTGCTTGACGTTAATGAAGAAAGATTCATGCACATTTACGAGCCAGATAAAGCTGAGCTTGCTTCCCGTGACGTTGTTGCCCGCTGGATGACTCACCACATGCGCCTCGGAAAAGGTGTTCCTTCTCCTTACGGCGAGCATCTCTGGCTTGATATTCGTCATCTCGGCGAAAAGCACATCACTGGTAAACTTCGCGAAGTATATGAAATCTGTACTTCATTCCTCGGAGTTGACCCGGTTACCCAGCTTATTCCTGTTCGTCCTACTCAGCATTACAGCATGGGTGGTGTGCGTACAAATAAAGACGGCGCTGCATACGGACTTAAAGGTCTGTTCTCCGCAGGTGAAGCTGCTTGTTGGGACATGCATGGATTTAACCGTCTCGGCGGTAACTCACTTGCTGAAACAGTCGTTGCTGGCGGTATCGTCGGTGCTAAGATTGTTGAGTTTCTTAAAGATTACGAATGCAACATTCCTACAGCTGAAATCACCAAAACTGCCGCCAAACAGCAGCAGCGCATTGATGATATGATCAGCGGTAAGAACGGTAATGAGAATGTATATAAAGTCCGTGAAGCAATGCAGAACGCTCTAGATAAGGGCGCGCATGTTTTCCGTACTGAAGAAGGTCTGACCGAATGTGTTGAAACACTTCAGGATGTACTGAGACGCGCAAGAAGCGTTGGTTTACAGACTGATGGATACGGCGCAAGTCCTGAGCTTTCCGCAGCTCTTAAAATCGAAGGACAGGTTAAACTTGCCCTTTGTGTTGCGTACGGTGCTCTGCAGCGTAGAGAGTCTCGCGGAAGTCATAACCGCGAAGATTACCCTGCACGTAACGACCGTGACTGGCTGACTCGTACTCTTGCTTACTGGAAGAATCCTGATGATGATCTTCCTACGCTTGAATATGAAGATGCTTCTCCTAGCTTCGAAATGCCGCCGGGAGATCGTGGTTACGGCAAGATGCAGATTATCAGCGCAGACAGCAAAGAGGAGAGCTAG